The nucleotide sequence AAAGGTTGCTGACCTGATCAAAGAAGCGGATTATCTGGCCGGAAAAAGGCAGGGGGAACGGATTGAGGCCGAGGATATCGAGACAGCGGTGGCGGCCCGCAAACGCCGGGGCGCCCGCATCCGTGATCGTTTTTTTGCCTCCATTGATGACGGGCTCCATTATATTACAACTGAGGGGGCAAAAATCGGGCAGGTGAACGGACTTTCCGTGGTCCAGATGGGCGATAACGCCTTTGGTTTTCCCACCCGTATCACCGTCGTGACCCGACCCGGCAAGGGCGATATAGTGGATATTGAACGTGAGGTTGAACTAGGCGGTCCTCTCCACTCCAAGGGGGTGATGATCCTTGGTGCCTTTCTTCGTTCACGCTATGCCCGCAACATTCCGCTGGGGTTGCAAGCGAGTCTGGTCTTTGAACAGTCCTATGGCGGCGTTGACGGAGACAGTGCCTCCTGTGCCGAGCTCTGCGCCTTGCTCTCCTCTCTGGCCGAGGTCCCGCTCCGGCAGGATTTGGCCCTTACCGGCTCAATCAGTCAACAAGGGGAGGTGCAGCCTGTGGGCGGGTTGAATGAAAAGATTGAAGGGTTCTTTGATGTCTGCGCTACCAGAGGCCTGACCGGCCAGCAGGGGGTCATTATTCCGGCGGTGAACCGTCGCCATCTGATGCTCAAAAAAGAGGTGGTCCAGGCTCTTGTGGATAACCAATTTACTCTCTACCTGGTAAACACGGTGGACGAGGCCATTTCCCTGCTCACCGGTCTTGAGGTCGGTGAATGTAACAGTGAAGGCCGCTATCCGCAGGATTCAGTTAACGCTCGCGTTGAGGCGACCTTGCTCCGTTTTGCCCGGGATCTGCGGGCCTTTGCAAGGCAGGAGAAGGGTGAGGAAGAGAACAAGGAAACAGATCAGGATGGCACTTGAAACAGCGAGGAGTCTATATAATTCATTTTTTCTGATACCCTGCTCTGTTAGCGTGGTTTTTCCTTTTGCCGAACCAGGTCACTTTTTGCATGGTGCGCATACCAATACGCCTTGACCCATCTCCACACCATCCGTGGATGCTCAATACATCGTGCCTTCCAATAGTGCTTCCCTTTCAGATGGCCATAATAGAGTTGCACCCACCACCTGGACGGCCATAGGGTTTCCTTGGCAAGGGCTGGTAACCTTGTCCACGGTGTTTTTCGTATCTTCCGCAGGGGCCAGCCGTCAAAGGGGAGTCCGGCATGCTGCGGACGATCAGTTATATCCAGCTTAAGCCCTTCGCGGATGTGTTCAGGCCACGGCGTCAGGTGGTGCAGACAGGAAAGCACGTTAACGAGGATCGGCATCTCTTTGTGGGTGGCTTGCCAGTCTATCTTGTCATAGAATTTCTCAACAAGGGTCACCAGATCGGCGACATGGATGAGCCTGAACGGCTCATAGGTCAAAGGTGCCTGAAATCCATGCAGGTAGATATACCATAAGCTCTCTTCCAGGTTGAGGGTACGGGCTCTGACACCGTTGATCGCAAACGCCATAGCTGTATGGTAGGACTTTTCCAGAGGCCACAAGGGGTATTGTGGGTGGAAGGGCAGGAGGTTGTGATGGACCTCCAGGCTTACCGGCAACCCGTCAATGTCCCTGCTCATCGGCGTAAGGTGGTAATAGTCCTCCGGGACAGCATGCCCTTCATCTGGCCGATAGCCAAGCTGCAAGAGAATGTCTTTCACCTCAGCAAGATCGTCCTTGCTGACCAGGAGGTCGATATCCCGCATGGGGCGCATCCCGATTTCACCATAGGCGAAGTTGGCCAGGGCGATCCCCTTGACAAGCAGGAGCTCGATTCCTTGTTGGCAACAGACATGGACGACTTCCTCGATAGCCCTGTTTCTGATGGTATTGGAGCGCCGGTTGCGCAGGTACAGGCCCTGCAATATCCGTCGGTCATTGCGCGGTATGGTGCAGTCCAAGTCCAGTAGCCGGGTATGTTGATAGAGTAGGGGGGCTACACCCTGTCTTTCCGCCTCCCGGATCAGTTGCCCCCATGCGCCTCCCTGGCTTTGAAAAGCGGCAAGGGCTTGATCCAGCTGGGAGAGCATGGGGGCATGGCTCAAATTCCGGCAACAGAGTGCGAGGATGGTCCGGATATCAGTCATGGTTCCTCTAGCGGGCCAACCCGGTAACAAGATCGTCCAGCGCCTCCTTGATGCCTGCAAAACTGCTGTAGGTGAGCCGGTAAGCAGGCGTTGAGCGGGCAAGTTGTACCATCTGTTGAAAGCCGTGATCAGAGAGATTGCGTGCGTTAACATCGCAGGCCATCAGCAATGAGGAAGCCCGGGCTCCTGAGATCTTTTCTTTCCGCAGAGGTGCGCCGCTTTGATAGGTCGGAAAGAGGAGCAACGCGGGTGGGGCGGATATGGGGGTATATAGCGGATTGAGTGCTCTATGCGCCACCACGGCTCCCTGCTCGTCTTCGAGCAGGGGGACGGGAGGATTATTGCCTGGGATCAGTTTCTTGATAACCGCTACGGCCTGCGATTTTATGCAGAACGGTCTGGTAAAAGGAATAACCTGATCCGGTTTTTCGGCAGGAAACAAGACAAGCTCGTCTGTCAAGTAGGAACAACCCTGAGCAGTCAGCCAGGCGGACAAGTTACTTTTCCCAGAACCGCTTGGGCCAGGCAGCAAGATGACCCTGTCCTTGCCCCGCTCTTGATAGGCAACAGCGCCAGCATGAACAGCAACACCGGCGCTGTTGTCCTTGAGGAGGTTGAAAATGACCAGATCAAATACGATCGCCGCACATTGCACCCCGAGGCGGCCCGTGTACTGTGGCTCCTCGTTGATGGCAAGGGTGTATTGTCCGTTGTTCTGCCGGGAAAATGTCAGTCGTGCTGCCTCCTCTCCACCGCTGGAGCCATGCAGATCTGCAAAGAGAAAAGAGACAAAACGATGAACCTCTTTCTCTTCGGAGAGGATGGTGACCGTTGTTCCGGCAAATTGCACGGGATATTCCGCCATGAGGGATTCGCTGTCAACAGGGAAATGGTTCGTTACGCTGCCTTAAGCGGGCAATATCCTTGTCCACCAGGCTGGTGATAATCTCCACTACACCAGCCTGGATAGACTCTCTGCTTTCAGGATACGCAGCCATCAGGATATCGATAATCTCCCTGATGCTTCTTTTTCCGTCACAGAGTTCCCAGATCAGAGCGCCGGTCTCGTTCAGGTAGATCGAGGTGGTGAGAGACGGGTGATACACGGTAATTTCATTGTCTATCTTCTCCAGAAGATAACCTGCTTCCAGGACAACAATGCTGTCTTTATGCATCAGACGGCTCGCTAGCGGGAATTGCCTGCATGGAGAACTTTTTTGAACTGCTCCCGTCATTACTCTCCATGTGCTTGTTTGGCGTAGCTGGTAAAGTCGATGGGGACATGGGGATTTGACTTATCATATCCGCTCCCCTTAATATCGCCTGCTGCGGTTATGCTTCGCACATAATCACCTTTACTGCCACTGGAATAGTCATACACCTCAATAACGCTTTTGTTGTCAGAATTGGCGATACCTTCATGTGTATTCAACGACATAGTCAAGGTTGCCTTTTGGATAGTCGCAGATGAGGGAATAGAGCTCAGGTCAGCGCTGAAATATTCAGGTCCCCGTGTTTTTTTAATCAGCATAGGACTTGATTGCGAACTGGTAAAGGTGCCGTTACTGTGCTCGATGACAAGCCTTGCCGAGTCAAACCATATTCCGCAGCTGTCGCAGGCCATGACAGTCTGGTAAAAAACCAGGCTGAACATACCCGTGCCAGCAACGGCCGTGTCCAGAGCTTCTTCCGCTGTCTCGGATGTGTCAGCCGTAACTGTGTCCTCAGCTTCTTCGACGGTCTCAGATGCATCTGCAATAATTTTTTCCAGAGCTTCTTTGAACTCCCCGGATGTGGTTGCATGGGCGGGCAGGGAGCCAAATTCTATAATTGGTGCGGTCCATTTTTCGGGCAGTATACTGCATCCGGCCAAAGCGGCGCTTCCAACGGCAAGTTTTTTGATTACCGTTCTTCTGCTGATGTTCTGCTCTCGGTCAATAGATTGCAGGCACTGATCGGCTTTATCATTGTTGTGGGGCTCTGTTTCGTTATTGGGCATCGTTAAGGTAAACCTCATCTTATTTCGATTATTCAGTAGGTAAAAGTTGTCACCACAGTATACTCTGTTGGTAGATAAGGTCAATGAATAATGGCGGTTTAACTGCTCATTTTCAGGTTTATCTTGAGGGCTTTTTCCGCCCAACGCACGTTGAATTGCTATGGGCAGGTTTTTCTGGTGCCTCAGTTGGTGCCGGTGCTCGGGTTGGGGGGGCGACACATGACTCGATATAGAAGAGGATCGGGAAGACCGTGGGGGAATGAGGGGCAATGCTGCAATCTCTTGAAAATATTTGCTGTTACGGGTGGCTAAGCTGACATCATTCGGCTTAGCCTCAATCCTTTTTTACTCCGATTTTAAGAAAAGGAATCTTTAGCGCATTCCCTTGTGCAAGATACGGTATGATGACTTTGGCCAATATATCGACAGCATGTGAAACAACAGGCAGATGAAAGGTCTCAACCTTGCGAAGTTCTTTGATATAGACTTCAGGAAGCCCGTGTTCCAAGGCTCCGGCGATCAACTTACTCATATACCGCCTTGAAGGCTTTCTTCCCCGACATGGGTGACGGGTGATATAGGTGAAACAGGTTATCTTGCCGGTTTCAGTACTGGACACCTTAAGTTTTGTATAACGATATTCATTACCTTCCGAGTTATGCAGTCGCTCGACATCGTTCGGGGTTATTCTGTAAAGTATCCCGTACACCTGCGCATTGATTTGTTTCTCCAGTGAAGCAAAACAGGGCTCCAGGTACTGAATCCCCTTATGGTCAAAGACTAATCTATAATCCTGAAGTAGGGCATTATACTGTTCAAGAGGTTGTATCCCTCTTCTTTCAACAAAAATTTCACTGCTCATATTTGAGCCGTAGGCAAAATAATACATAGAGTCCTGTTTCACGAGCACCTTTGGCTCTCATTCAATTTTTTATCCATATCTTGATGCCTTGAAGTCGATTGATTAGCCTCCCGTCCTCTTTGAAAAGGGGTGTTATACACTGAAGGCCGTAACCAGCAATAAACCTTCCAAAGTTCCGGTCACTGCAACGCCCAGCATATAAGCTATTCCACGCCAGTATGAGCTATAACCGGCATTGATATATTGCACCTGATGCAATATTCGCGCACCGGCATATACGCAAAGAAGAAGAAAGACAGGTACAGGAAAAAATAAAGACAGCAGGACAGCATTAATACCAATCGGAGCCGCATTCTCCACAAAATTTTCCATACTGCGATTGGCTCTGTTATATCTTCCCACCAAACCGTCCATATTCATGACAACAGCCTTCCGGGGCCCATCTTCAACTATCTTGTATATCTTCATGTTTGCCCGAAGATCTCCGGCGTCGGAGCGCATGGCTTTCTCCTTTTCCACCATCGGAAAAAGATTCAAAAAAGCTGATAAACGGGAGAAAACAAAGGCTGTGAGCAACACCCATTGCCAATCAAGCTGCGCAAACGTCGAAACTCGGTTATTATAATATGCTCCAGTATTCAATGAATGAATAAGAAGGGCAGAAGGAATCCCGAATATCAGCGGCGCTCCGAACCCTCCCAAGAAATTTCGCCAGCCTCTTTTTTTGCCCTGGCGAATTTCTGCCTCATCCATAGCTGGGAATTCTCCATCGTCGATTTCCTCGGAACTTTTATCCGCAGACATATTCATTTTCACCTTTTTAACTGTTCGTACAAAGGGGGACAGATTTATTTTTTTCTTCCAGGTCGACCTTGCTTTTTATTTGATAGGCGAATTCCAAGCTTTTTTTCGATCTCTCCCCGAAACCGGTCGGTGCCGGTCAACTGCCCTCTCTGTACTGCTTCCCGTATCAGTTTGATTTCATGTTCCGGTACAGTACCGAAGACATATTTTTTATACGCTGTTTGCCTTTCCTGTTCAGTATCTCCTAAGGACAGATAAAATTGAGGCAGATCCACAACTGTGTCCCTTCTCCCGTAAACTTTAGCCCCATAGCTTGACCATTGATATTGAGCAGGGTCAGTAACCATTCCGGCACGGAGAGGATTCAGTTCAATATAACGGCAGCAGGCTGGCAGATACTCTTGGGCAGATATTATGCTGGATTTATAGCGACCTTCCCATAAACTGCCTGAACGCTCTTCCCGTTTGTTGATATATCTCGTCTGTCGCCCGGCGACCCGCTTCATCAGGAGTGCAAGTGATCCTGGACTTCTCCCAGGGTCAACGATGAGGTGGACATGGTTGGTCATCAGGCAGTAGGCGTATATTCCACAGCCGAACTCCTGTTTAAAGACCGTAAGGTTCTCCAGATAATAATTATAATCGTCATCGGAAGTGAAAACGGCCTGACGATTATGTCCTCGTTGGACAATGTGGTGAGGGGTATGCGGAAGGACAATTCGTGCTGATCGAGGCATTTTCAAAAGGGGACAGATTTATTTTTCTTGTCAAGGTAACCAGTTTTAAGCCAAAAGCCAAGTGGAAAATAAATCTGTCCCCTTTTGTCTAAACAGAATAATACATCATGTTGAAGTCGCACCCTTTCGACTGATACTATATGCGGACTTGGTTCTGATAATCCATTCCTTCAATCTTGACAGTTACGCACCCTATATGTATGGTTTAGATATGAACTATTACACATATAAAAATGAGGAAAAAGTATGCGAACAACATTAAATATTGATGACTGTCTGTTTCAGGATGTGTTGAGCATAACCAAGGCGAAAAGTAAAACAGAGGCAGTCAGAACCGCCCTGACAGAATACTTACGAATGAAACGGAAAGAAAAGATACTGGCGATGCGCGGCAACGTGGATATTAGGGACTCGGAGACATTGCGTCAGGAAGAAATCAAGGAGTATGAGGAAGACAGGCAATGAACGTGTTGATTGATACGTCTGCCTGGATTGATTTTTTTCGGAATACTGGCGGGGCGGCAGGGGATTTGGTTGCGGAGCTGATCCGGCTTGATCAAGCGTATTTAACAGGGCCGGTTATGGCTGAACTGTTTCATGGAGCCAGAGGTAAACGGGAAACAAAGGAGCTGGATGCTGTTTTTGCAACAATTCCAATTTTGGATGTCGGTCGTGAAGATTGGATCAAGACAGGAAGCATATTGCATGGCCTGCGCAAAAAAGGTCTGTCTGTTCCGTTAACTGATGTCTTGATAGCTTCTGTTGCTCTGCATAACAAGATGACTGTCCTCACTCTGGATAAACATTTTCAGCATCTGCCGGTCGAATGCGTGAAAATTCAGGAGGAGAGGTAATCCTGCCGGGATATGGTGGTGTATCCGGTTGGGCATATAACAATCTGGTTTGTCCGGGAAAACCGCATGCTCGGTTTGATGAGGGGATATCGAGGATCAAAGCAGGGTAAAGGTGGGCTGGCCCCGATTTCCCGGCACTCCTTGCCTTCAGGGTGATATGATGATATAAAGAACCCATGATGCAGGATGAATATATTTGAATACATACCTGAGAGGTTATACCATGAAGGCAACAACAATTCGTATGGAAGATGCTGTTCTGGAGCGTGTGGATTCTCTGGCAAAAGCTCTGAACAGGTCACGCACCTGGGTTGTCAATCAGGCTGTTCAGCGTTTTCTCGGTTATGAGGAATGGTTTATTCATGAAGTGAAATCTGGAATCCGGGAAGCTGAAAACGGCGACCTTGCGTCAGACAAAGAGGTGGCGGAACGCTTTGCCCGCTGGGGTGCGGATGCGGATTAGATGGACAAACAAGGCACTTGATAATCTGGATACCGCTGTGGAGTTCATTGCCGCAGACAATCCCGGAGCAGCGCAAAAGGTTGCCCGGACAATTCAGCAATCTGTACAGCTGCTTGCGGAACAGCCTGGAATCGGCAGGCCAGGACGGGTTGCGGGCACAAGAGAGCTGGCTATCAGCGGATTGCCGTATATTATTCCCTAGATAGAGCAGGACGGAAGCGTTATTATTCTGCGGATCATGCATGCCTCCATGAAATGGCCTGAGTCCTTTTAGTCGTCAAGGATCAATCGAGTCTGACCCCATTTTTTGCCGTGTGCGGGAAAACTACACGCACGGTTTGATGAGGGGATATTGAGGATAAAGGTGGTCTGACCCCTATTTACGTTGGATGACATGAACCGGTAGGCCTATGGGGGATATTCTCGGGAGTCGGGGTATTGTTTTTTCAATTTGGTTAGATGAAGTTATGTGGCTAAGTCTATGATTTATCGTATTTTAACGCAATGTTTAATTTTACTCCGATCCCTTGACCCCTTTTATTATTAATCCTGTATGAATCACCACCCATTTATCGATCACCCTTAAAGTGGGATGTCACATGTCGCATCAATCCTTCCAGAAATCCCAGTCCTAAGCCAACATGCACTGTAAATATAATTGTAGGTATCAAAAGAATCTTTGGGTTGTCCCTGACTCTAAGACATTTTACAAACTTAGCTTCCTCAACCCCAAGAAGAAGCACATACAGAATCATTGGGCACCATAATAATAACGATGAAGAAAAAATCAACGAAATACTCATCAACGTTAGTAAATAAATCACAAATGCTGACGGCACTATGGTATCAATCGTTAATCGTTTCGAATGCTTAATAATAAACATTGCTCTTCCATGCCCATAACGAAACATTTGGCGATATACTGACGAGAGTGAATCACGAGGGTAATAGTTAACTGCCAGGTTAGAGGCGATATAACACTCAATCTCCTCTTTTTCTATACGATAGTTAAACTCATAATCTTCAGCAGCATCGAAATTTTCATCAAAATAACCAATCTTTTCAAAAATCTCTTTGTGATAAAAAACGGCACAGCTGATCGGACTTACCCACCCAGAAAAATCATCATAAATGTATGATTCTGGAGAATGAGCTAGGCGTGAGGACCTTGCAAGAGTGACAGCTTTTTGAAAATTAGATATATGGGGTGGTGTTAAGGGCTGCGGACGCCCAATCACCTTAGCGTCATTGGTAATGGCGGCGTTAGCATAATGTGATAGCATACTGTTAGTTGGTATATGTACATGCCCATCAATGAGTAAACAATAGTCACCCTTTGAATTGCGTATAGCAATATTGCGTGCTGCACTAGATAGTCGCTTTGGGTTTTCAAACAGTCTGATGTCTAAATCATTATGCTTGTGTTTAAAATCCTTGATTAATTCCCCTGTTCTATCCGTTGACATTCCATCAACAACAATTACCTCCATTCGGTCATGTGAATAATCCTGCTGATAAATTTGATCCAAGGTTTTCACAATAAATTTTTCCTCATTGTAAACAGGTATTATCACAGTAATAAAAGGATTCTCGCTATCCATTCGTAGTACCTTCTCCAAAATCCAGGGTAAAATATGCTCAATGACATTTTTCTGCACCGTAAATGGCTGAGTTTACGTGTTGGCAAATTTACGCTAACGGTAATAGTCCTGAAGATGAGATTACAGTTTTTCCATTAATGCCCCAGAAACAGAATGAAACAATTGATTCTGAATCAGGCATCACCACCTCATTGTAGGGCTACTCCCCACCAGAATACCTATCATAAGCAACTCCATCTTGAAAATGAAGCTGTGCTTTTTGCCACGCTTCATCCTGTAAGCCTGTAAGGTGGTCCCAATCATAACAAGCTGTAACTAGTGCATACCCCTCGTTTCCTATCATTCTTTGTTTTCTTTCGTCCCTTAAAATATCCAAAATAGCAGCAGCAAAATCATCAGGCAGATCGGCCAAGACAATATTCTTGCCATCAGTTATACTTAGTCCTTCTGCACCTATTGAGGTCGAAACAATCGGCTTGTGCATTGCCATAGCCTCAAGAATTTTCAGCCGAGAGCCTCCACCGATTCTCAGAGGAACAATACAAATTTTCGATCGTGCAATAAATTCTCTAACATCAGGCACACTACCAGTTACCTTAATTTGACTATTCTTCTCCCCATATTCCCTTATCTTAGCGGGAGGGTTTTTTCCAACAAGCCACAGCTCAATATCTGTGAGGGCTTCTTGCAGTATTGGAAAGATATTATTCACAAAATAATGGGCACCATCTTGATTGCTAAAGGT is from Candidatus Electrothrix sp. GW3-4 and encodes:
- a CDS encoding nucleotidyltransferase family protein, with amino-acid sequence MTDIRTILALCCRNLSHAPMLSQLDQALAAFQSQGGAWGQLIREAERQGVAPLLYQHTRLLDLDCTIPRNDRRILQGLYLRNRRSNTIRNRAIEEVVHVCCQQGIELLLVKGIALANFAYGEIGMRPMRDIDLLVSKDDLAEVKDILLQLGYRPDEGHAVPEDYYHLTPMSRDIDGLPVSLEVHHNLLPFHPQYPLWPLEKSYHTAMAFAINGVRARTLNLEESLWYIYLHGFQAPLTYEPFRLIHVADLVTLVEKFYDKIDWQATHKEMPILVNVLSCLHHLTPWPEHIREGLKLDITDRPQHAGLPFDGWPLRKIRKTPWTRLPALAKETLWPSRWWVQLYYGHLKGKHYWKARCIEHPRMVWRWVKAYWYAHHAKSDLVRQKEKPR
- a CDS encoding PqqD family protein, with the translated sequence MHKDSIVVLEAGYLLEKIDNEITVYHPSLTTSIYLNETGALIWELCDGKRSIREIIDILMAAYPESRESIQAGVVEIITSLVDKDIARLRQRNEPFPC
- a CDS encoding gamma-glutamylcyclotransferase; translation: MLVKQDSMYYFAYGSNMSSEIFVERRGIQPLEQYNALLQDYRLVFDHKGIQYLEPCFASLEKQINAQVYGILYRITPNDVERLHNSEGNEYRYTKLKVSSTETGKITCFTYITRHPCRGRKPSRRYMSKLIAGALEHGLPEVYIKELRKVETFHLPVVSHAVDILAKVIIPYLAQGNALKIPFLKIGVKKD
- a CDS encoding MAPEG family protein translates to MDEAEIRQGKKRGWRNFLGGFGAPLIFGIPSALLIHSLNTGAYYNNRVSTFAQLDWQWVLLTAFVFSRLSAFLNLFPMVEKEKAMRSDAGDLRANMKIYKIVEDGPRKAVVMNMDGLVGRYNRANRSMENFVENAAPIGINAVLLSLFFPVPVFLLLCVYAGARILHQVQYINAGYSSYWRGIAYMLGVAVTGTLEGLLLVTAFSV
- a CDS encoding transposase, with translation MPRSARIVLPHTPHHIVQRGHNRQAVFTSDDDYNYYLENLTVFKQEFGCGIYAYCLMTNHVHLIVDPGRSPGSLALLMKRVAGRQTRYINKREERSGSLWEGRYKSSIISAQEYLPACCRYIELNPLRAGMVTDPAQYQWSSYGAKVYGRRDTVVDLPQFYLSLGDTEQERQTAYKKYVFGTVPEHEIKLIREAVQRGQLTGTDRFRGEIEKKLGIRLSNKKQGRPGRKK
- a CDS encoding type II toxin-antitoxin system VapB family antitoxin; translated protein: MRTTLNIDDCLFQDVLSITKAKSKTEAVRTALTEYLRMKRKEKILAMRGNVDIRDSETLRQEEIKEYEEDRQ
- a CDS encoding PIN domain-containing protein, with amino-acid sequence MNVLIDTSAWIDFFRNTGGAAGDLVAELIRLDQAYLTGPVMAELFHGARGKRETKELDAVFATIPILDVGREDWIKTGSILHGLRKKGLSVPLTDVLIASVALHNKMTVLTLDKHFQHLPVECVKIQEER
- a CDS encoding ribbon-helix-helix protein, CopG family, yielding MKATTIRMEDAVLERVDSLAKALNRSRTWVVNQAVQRFLGYEEWFIHEVKSGIREAENGDLASDKEVAERFARWGADAD
- a CDS encoding type II toxin-antitoxin system RelE/ParE family toxin — encoded protein: MRIRWTNKALDNLDTAVEFIAADNPGAAQKVARTIQQSVQLLAEQPGIGRPGRVAGTRELAISGLPYIIP
- a CDS encoding glycosyltransferase family 2 protein, producing the protein MDSENPFITVIIPVYNEEKFIVKTLDQIYQQDYSHDRMEVIVVDGMSTDRTGELIKDFKHKHNDLDIRLFENPKRLSSAARNIAIRNSKGDYCLLIDGHVHIPTNSMLSHYANAAITNDAKVIGRPQPLTPPHISNFQKAVTLARSSRLAHSPESYIYDDFSGWVSPISCAVFYHKEIFEKIGYFDENFDAAEDYEFNYRIEKEEIECYIASNLAVNYYPRDSLSSVYRQMFRYGHGRAMFIIKHSKRLTIDTIVPSAFVIYLLTLMSISLIFSSSLLLWCPMILYVLLLGVEEAKFVKCLRVRDNPKILLIPTIIFTVHVGLGLGFLEGLMRHVTSHFKGDR